The Brachionichthys hirsutus isolate HB-005 chromosome 8, CSIRO-AGI_Bhir_v1, whole genome shotgun sequence genome contains a region encoding:
- the adnpa gene encoding activity-dependent neuroprotective protein a — MYQLPVNNLTRIRRARKKVKLALEDIGLEYCKEAAEEFRDFCPDDQFVKGSLCLDICTWDPSSSKTQEYRSKPFCCTECPFSSKYYSGYKNHFRNVHRQIFDSKILLICPYCTFTASKRTLETHVKIFHMPSLSRQNYGNAQGIGLGRKDKAYLDRVRQGDGVEKAMYFCKKCSFRDTLYNVVRRHIYREHFKHIVSPYLGMVSDSSVKNGANPVNGNSILCKRCQFSTRSYEALVQHVIEYHERIGAQVTTMIGHANVVVSRPQSLADASQRGPQIFNRGHTHRVDPIGYLKPVTSVFKKQSSVLASKVHGTVTGNSIVTENNPTGVNTAQTQKWKICTVCNELFPENLYNVHFENAHKAKKVWALAKYIMKIHNFTSKCLLCNRYLPSDTLLNHMLIHGLTCPQCHSAFHSVEKIMDHVAQAHPDDFVGPPGASPLTFDLAIKQDKSSNVQLVVLTFNMDSVNGQDQSAPAQNSIPPLVKVSVPRIMERKGEPLASRGFATATHKGEVGKTLCPLCFIILKGPISEALAVHLRERHQVLQTMHPVEKKMTYKCIHCLGVYTSNMVASTITLHLVQCRAVGRTHASQGFKSALTLNSSGAGYLKRQPPMQIMSDPKKMKLSKESKISSITMKNQSAYDGLALDPRSFEHETYEARKKFLTSYFHKRPYPSRLEEEKLSAGLWLWKSDIASHFAVKQKICESQCETKKLSVLLGFDMHAIKNVRHNLMFEESKSDGSVVGRCTGIKSGTPRTDPKKQFEILNCPSKLGTCTETISIDSDSEPELPEAEPENRDVDEAQGKSIISEEAENLTEETKPANADVPSRELENSVPDGEEILG; from the exons ATGTATCAACTCCCAGTAAATAACCTCACAAGAATCAGGAGAGCGAGGAAAAAGGTCAAACTGGCCCTGGAAGACATCGGACTTGAGTATTGTAAGGAGGCTGCAGAG GAGTTCAGAGATTTTTGCCCCGATGACCAGTTTGTAAAGGGATCGCTTTGCCTTGATATCTGCACCTGGGACCCATCATCCTCTAAAACACAG GAGTACCGATCAAAGCCATTTTGCTGCACAGAGTGTCCCTTTTCCTCCAAATACTACTCAGGCTACAAGAATCATTTTCGCAATGTGCATCGGCAAATATTTGACAGTAAAATTCTTCTCATCTGCCCGTACTGTACATTCACTGCAAGCaaaagaactttggagacgcaCGTTAAAATATTCCACATGCCCAGCTTATCGCGACAGAACTATGGAAACGCGCAGGGAATTGGACTTGGAAGAAAGGACAAGGCCTATCTCGATAGAGTCAGACAGGGGGATGGCGTGGAGAAAGCGATGTACTTTTGCAAGAAGTGCTCATTCCGGGACACGCTCTACAACGTTGTGAGAAGGCACATCTACAGGGAGCATTTTAAGCATATTGTATCGCCTTATCTTGGAATGGTTTCTGATTCATCTGTCAAAAATGGTGCTAATCCCGTCAATGGCAACAGCATCCTCTGTAAACGCTGTCAGTTTTCCACTCGTAGCTACGAGGCTCTAGTGCAGCATGTCATTGAGTACCATGAACGCATCGGCGCTCAGGTAACCACCATGATAGGACACGCTAACGTCGTGGTATCCCGGCCCCAGTCCTTAGCAGACGCATCTCAGAGGGGCCCTCAGATTTTTAACAGGGGCCATACACATAGAGTTGACCCCATTGGCTATTTAAAGCCAGTGACCtctgtttttaaaaaacagtCTTCCGTCCTAGCGAGCAAAGTGCACGGCACGGTCACTGGAAACAGCATCGTGACTGAAAATAACCCCACGGGTGTCAACACGGCGCAGACGCAGAAGTGGAAGATATGCACCGTTTGCAATGAACTTTTTCCCGAAAACCTTTACAACGTTCATTTTGAGAACGCGCACAAGGCAAAGAAAGTTTGGGCGCTGGCAAAGTACATAATGAAGATCCACAACTTCACCAGCAAGTGTCTGCTTTGCAACCGTTACCTACCGAGTGACACGCTGCTCAACCACATGCTAATCCACGGGCTCACTTGTCCACAGTGTCACTCTGCTTTCCATAGCGTTGAGAAGATCATGGATCATGTTGCTCAGGCTCATCCGGACGACTTTGTCGGACCCCCCGGCGCATCCcctttaacctttgacctggcTATTAAACAAGACAAGTCCAGTAACGTACAACTGGTTGTTCTCACTTTTAATATGGACTCTGTCAATGGTCAAGATCAGTCGGCACCTGCTCAGAATAGTATTCCGCCGCTCGTAAAAGTCAGTGTTCCCAGAATAATGGAGAGGAAGGGCGAACCACTTGCTTCTAGAGGCTTCGCCACGGCAACGCACAAGGGCGAGGTCGGAAAGACTCTGTGTCCACTGTGTTTCATAATCCTCAAAGGTCCCATTTCTGAAGCTTTGGCTGTGCATTTGAGAGAGCGCCACCAAGTGTTGCAGACAATGCATCCTGTCGAAAAGAAGATGACCTACAAGTGCATTCATTGTTTGGGGGTGTACACCAGCAACATGGTGGCCTCCACAATCACACTGCACCTTGTGCAGTGCAGGGCTGTGGGTCGGACCCACGCGAGCCAAGGCTTCAAATCCGCTCTGACTCTCAACTCATCTGGGGCTGGCTACCTCAAGAGGCAGCCGCCAATGCAGATAATGTCTGACCCCAAGAAGATGAAGTTGAGCAAGGAGTCAAAGATTTCCTCCATAACTATGAAAAATCAATCTGCATACGATGGCCTTGCACTGGATCCAAGAAGCTTTGAGCACGAGACGTATGAGGCCAGAAAAAAATTCCTGACGTCCTACTTCCACAAACGACCTTACCCATCTCGTCTGGAAGAGGAAAAGCTTTCTGCAGGTCTGTGGCTGTGGAAATCAGACATTGCTAGTCACTTTGCAGTCAAACAGAAGATCTGTGAGAGCCAATGCGAGACCAAGAAGTTGTCTGTGCTGCTCGGCTTCGACATGCACGCCATCAAGAATGTTAGACATAACTTGATGTTTGAGGAGAGCAAGTCTGACGGCTCTGTAGTGGGAAGATGTACAGGTATCAAGTCTGGTACTCCAAGGACGGACCCAAAGAAACAATTTGAAATACTGAACTGTCCCTCGAAACTCGGCACATGTACAGAGACCATTTCAATTGACTCGGACAGTGAGCCAGAACTCCCAGAAGCAGAGCCTGAGAATCGAGACGTTGACGAAGCACAAGGCAAGAGCATAATATCCGAGGAAGCCGAAAACCTGACAGAAGAGACAAAACCTGCGAATGCAGACGTTCCTTCGAGAGAGCTTGAGAATAGTGTGCCAGATGGGGAAGAAATACTtggatga
- the LOC137898521 gene encoding bcl-2-like protein 1: MMSYSNRELVESFIRYKLSQKNFPTSLLRPEDAGGRTGGDKPNSAGRNGLPVGSGQPGTPSFPAANPEAVQAALRDSAEEFELRFTQAFSDLSSQLDITPEMAYQSFKGVMDEMFKDEVNWGRIVGLFAFGGVLCVECVEKDVSELVPRVADWMTTYLDERISPWIQNHGGWDCFAKVFGRDAAAEARRSREALSRWLLVGMALLMGVGVGVLIAKKQ, encoded by the exons ATGATGTCGTACAGTAACCGAGAGCTGGTGGAGTCCTTCATTCGCTACAAACTGTCTCAGAAGAACTTCCCAACCTCCCTGCTGAGGCCAGAGGATGCCGGTGGAAGGACCGGGGGAGACAAACCCAACTCCGCCGGCAGAAACGGCTTGCCGGTCGGCTCCGGCCAGCCGGGGACGCCTTCGTTTCCGGCCGCTAACCCAGAAGCCGTCCAGGCGGCTCTTAGGGACTCGGCAGAGGAGTTTGAACTGCGCTTCACGCAAGCATTTAGCGATCTCTCCTCACAGCTTGACATCACTCCTGAAATGGCCTACCAGAGCTTCAAAGGTGTGATGGATGAGATGTTCAAGGACGAAGTCAACTGGGGGCGTATAGTGGGCCTGTTCGCCTTCGGCGGCGTGCTGTGTGTGGAATGTGTCGAGAAGGATGTGAGCGAGCTGGTTCCCCGCGTTGCAGACTGGATGACCACGTATCTGGACGAGCGCATTAGTCCGTGGATCCAGAACCATGGAGGATGG GACTGTTTCGCCAAGGTCTTTGGAAGAGACGCCGCTGCAGAGGCGAGGAGGTCTCGGGAGGCTCTGAGTCGGTGGCTGCTGGTCGGGATGGCGCTGCTAATGGGAGTTGGGGTTGGCGTTCTCATCGCTAAGAAACAATGA